The genomic stretch CGTCACTGAGTGCACTCGGGCGCGGCTTCGTACCCACCTTCCAGGGAGTGGACGCCGTGTACCTCGCGGTGGGCATCATCGGGGCCACGGTCATGCCCCACGTGATCTACCTGCATTCGGCGCTGACCCAGGGCCGGGTCGCCACGGCGGACGACACGCAGAAGCTGCGCCTGAGCCGTCTGAACCGGGTGGACGTGATGCTGTCGATGGGTCTGGCGGGGCTGATCAACATGAGCATGCTGGCGGTCGCCGCCGCCACGTTCTTCGGCAAGGGCATCGAGGACGCCGGCAACCTGGAGACCGCGTACCAGACGCTGACCCCGCTGCTGGGGCCGGTGGCGGCCATCGCGTTCGCCATCGCCCTGCTGGCCAGCGGCATCAGTTCCAGCGCGGTCGGTACCATGGCCGGGCAGGTCATCATGCAGGGCTTCGTGGGCTTCAGCATTCCGCTGTGGCTGCGCCGCACCATCACCATGCTGCCGGCGTTCATCGTGATCCTGCTGGGCCTGGATCCGACCTCCACGCTGGTGCTGTCGCAGGTGATCCTGAGTTTCGGGGTGCCCTTCGCCCTGGTACCGCTGCTGATGTTCACCGCCCGGCGCGACGTGATGGGCGTGCTGGTCAGCCGCCCGTGGGTGACGGTGCTCGGCTGGATCTTCGCCGGACTGATCATCGCCCTGAACGGCTACCTGCTGTGGGGCACGCTGATCGGCTGACCGCAGTGTCCACCCCACCGTCTCGATGGCGGAGGCCGGATCGTGGGATCCGGCCTCCTTCAGTCATGTCTGGGACGGTTCACGCGGTGACGTGTCCGGCGCACCGTCGCTGACCTGCACCCCCAGGCGCGGCAGCACCCAGCGGTCGAGGCCCAGCCACCCGGCCACGCGCCACCCCAGCACCAGCCACGTCGCCAGGATGAACAGCAGCGGATTGGTCGAGAGGGTGCCCGCCAGCAGGTAGTTCGCGTTCATCAGGCCGCCCATGAAAGCCGCGATGCCCGTGAACAGCCCCAGGATCAGCGCCACGCCGACCGCGACCTCGCCGAAAGCCACAAGGTAGGAAAACACGGGGGCATTGGGCAGGGCCACGTTCTCGATGAACCACGCATACCACCCGCTGACCTGCGGGGTCTCGCCACTGGCCTTGCCCAGGGCTCCGCGCAGGAACCCCGTGACCGCCTGACCGGCGTTCGCACCCACCCACGCCGGATCACCGACCTTGTGCCAGCCTGACTGGAGCCACGCCCAGCCCACATACAGCCGAAGCGCGAGCCACAGCAGCGACAGTCGGGTATCGGCAAAGAGCAGGCGCGACAGGGCAGTCTCGTGAACGACGGTAGTGGATGCCATGCAGAACCTCCGGGGATGTGCCGCACGTGGCGGCGACATCGCATGGTCACCCCGGCGAATGACGTGGGCATGACCCCTGGCCCAAGCCGTCCTTAGCTGTCGGCCTCTAGGCTGACATCCAGGCGCAGCGCTTCCTGAAGCTGCCGCCGGTATTCGCTACTCGCGATCTCGTAGACGCCCAGCATGGCAAGGT from Deinococcus sp. AB2017081 encodes the following:
- a CDS encoding Nramp family divalent metal transporter — translated: MSNHASDVLHGRSRRRGPARLLPFLGPAVIASIAYMDPGNFATNIQGGAQFGYSLLWVILAANLMAMLIQNLSAKVGIATGRNLPELIRDRWPRPLTRFYWVQAELVAMATDLAEFLGAAIAITLLTGLPLFWGAVITAVITFWLLTLQRRGFRPLEIAIGAFVLIIGGAYLVQFIVAHPSLSALGRGFVPTFQGVDAVYLAVGIIGATVMPHVIYLHSALTQGRVATADDTQKLRLSRLNRVDVMLSMGLAGLINMSMLAVAAATFFGKGIEDAGNLETAYQTLTPLLGPVAAIAFAIALLASGISSSAVGTMAGQVIMQGFVGFSIPLWLRRTITMLPAFIVILLGLDPTSTLVLSQVILSFGVPFALVPLLMFTARRDVMGVLVSRPWVTVLGWIFAGLIIALNGYLLWGTLIG
- a CDS encoding DoxX family membrane protein, with the protein product MASTTVVHETALSRLLFADTRLSLLWLALRLYVGWAWLQSGWHKVGDPAWVGANAGQAVTGFLRGALGKASGETPQVSGWYAWFIENVALPNAPVFSYLVAFGEVAVGVALILGLFTGIAAFMGGLMNANYLLAGTLSTNPLLFILATWLVLGWRVAGWLGLDRWVLPRLGVQVSDGAPDTSPREPSQT